From Salarias fasciatus chromosome 12, fSalaFa1.1, whole genome shotgun sequence, the proteins below share one genomic window:
- the LOC115397781 gene encoding G-protein coupled receptor 183-like: protein MTLLVNFTMVPLCVDFDSPEDFLIFIFHLLWGIGTVLVAGSVVCGILNTRALLAQHRFLFMLNTSVSDTLTGCAIFYQFLFDVKTGFPSRNGTYYIVPSLLGVNMMTFLFAQIDRYFAVCHPFFYGRFISAWFIVCLNLYSWVHVYAQLLIQNMVPLSLAIEIGVFSRVSLMGIVATKISMTIKLLFVARFQLLREPPSPERDSKKESLFIIIIVVLFFLILFFPAVLYTILSWVTGKYISFRNDAVNPLRILSRSNALCTPSLYLWGSPALRAAVWRTVWGKICCSRGHKRLVTVQLKRRSDCV from the coding sequence ATGACCCTCTTGGTCAACTTCACTATGGTCCCTCTCTGTGTCGACTTCGACAGTCCAGaagattttctcattttcattttccacctCTTATGGGGGATCGGCACCGTGCTGGTGGCCGGCTCTGTGGTCTGCGGCATCCTTAACACCCGCGCGCTTTTGGCGCAACACCGCTTCCTGTTCATGTTGAACACGAGTGTTTCGGACACTCTGACAGGCTGCGCAATTTTCTACCAATTTTTATTCGATGTCAAGACTGGCTTTCCGTCCAGAAATGGTACATATTACATCGTGCCTTCGCTCCTCGGCGTGAATATGATGACTTTTTTATTCGCCCAGATTGACCGCTACTTCGCCGTGTGCCATCCTTTCTTCTACGGTCGTTTCATCAGTGCGTGGTTCATTGTGTGCCTCAACCTTTACAGCTGGGTGCATGTTTACGCGCAGCTGCTCATACAAAATATGGTGCCTCTGTCCCTGGCCATAGAGATCGGAGTGTTTAGCAGAGTCAGTCTGATGGGGATCGTTGCGACCAAAATCAGTATGACCATCAAGCTGCTCTTCGTGGCCAGATTCCAGCTGCTGAGAGAGCCTCCGAGCCCGGAGAGGGACAGCAAGAAAGAGTCCCTCTTCATTATAATAATAGTGGTCTTGTTCTTTCTGATTCTGTTTTTTCCCGCTGTGCTTTATACAATCCTTTCATGGGTGACGGGGAAATACATCAGCTTTAGAAATGACGCAGTGAACCCGCTCAGGATCTTGTCCCGGAGTAACGCTCTGTGCACCCCGTCCCTCTATCTGTGGGGGAGCCCCGCTCTCAGAGCCGCAGTGTGGAGGACAGTGTGGGGGAAAATCTGCTGCTCCAGGGGACACAAGAGGCTGGTCACCGTTCAGCTGAAGAGGAGATCCGATTGTGTTTAA
- the LOC115397782 gene encoding uncharacterized protein LOC115397782 — MPLSNETDSAAGGVPLSVDFDSPEDYLVFIFQLVYATSTVLLAGTVVISIAATRALRLQNRFIFMLNTSVCDTLVGLSVYYLGLFDVNEGYPPRNGTQNVLPSLLGVNILTFLFAQFDRYFAVCHPFIYSRFITRPFVICVNIYCWVYNFAHLLARNVLPISKAMQLYVISIILFQLVVLTKVVMTIKLYVIARFQLERDPPSADKESKKESLKIIIFVVISFLVLWCPSFINIILRFVGGRGLVFRNEATNVFAIMARLNALCTPSVYVWGSPALREAMLKRVWGRACPRCRSR, encoded by the coding sequence ATGCCCCTCTCGAACGAGACAGACTCCGCCGCAGGAGGAGTTCCTCTCTCAGTGGACTTCGACAGTCCCGAGGACTACCTGGTCTTCATTTTCCAGCTCGTGTACGCCACGAGCACGGTCCTTCTGGCCGGAACAGTGGTGATCAGCATCGCGGCCACCAGGGCGCTGCGCCTCCAGAACAGATTCATCTTCATGCTCAACACCAGCGTGTGCGACACGCTGGTCGGCCTCTCCGTGTATTACCTCGGTCTGTTCGACGTGAACGAGGGGTACCCGCCCAGAAACGGGACTCAGAACGTGCTGCCTTCGCTTTTAGGTGTCAACATCCTGACTTTCCTGTTCGCGCAGTTCGACAGGTACTTCGCCGTGTGCCACCCCTTCATCTACAGCCGCTTCATCACCAGGCCCTTCGTGATTTGCGTCAACATCTACTGCTGGGTCTACAACTTTGCGCACCTGCTCGCCAGAAACGTGCTGCCGATTTCCAAAGCCATGCAGCTCTACGTGATCAGCATCATCCTCTTTCAGCTGGTCGTGCTCACCAAGGTGGTCATGACCATCAAACTGTACGTGATCGCCAGGTTCCAGCTGGAGAGGGATCCTCCCAGCGCCGACAAGGAGAGCAAGAAGGAGTCGTTGAAAATCATCATCTTCGTGGTCATCAGCTTCTTGGTCCTGTGGTGTCCCTCTTTTATAAATATCATCTTGCGGTTCGTGGGGGGAAGAGGGCTGGTGTTTAGAAACGAGGCCACCAACGTGTTCGCCATCATGGCTCGCCTGAACGCCCTGTGCACGCCGTCCGTGTACGTGTGGGGCAGCCCGGCGCTGCGGGAGGCCATGCTGAAGAGGGTGTGGGGCAGAGCGTGTCCCAGGTGCAGGAGCAGGTAG
- the il12b2 gene encoding interleukin-12 subunit beta codes for MTEKRTPWIFRLLLISFAGARGLSDFPENFVIARRNDGESYSNPVTLTCGGRGDGAVTWKFGGEVMEDSDPFIQQQNQTLVLDEVDTPMLGEYSCWRGNQMVSSTYILLQEKEEEEFDSLLKCRARSYDCEFNCSWTSSEYTAVRLGLGPDCSEGGESCHWIRKSGVDPDGGLQFVLSHSLTPYSEESSKLEVTAEAIKDLSIVRKTRRFYLRDIVQPDSSHIVRCKEVGENLNVTVAPPPSWSIPHSFFSLEHEIQYVLRDDGRTECSSTSLVPKGISRLRVRSRDPLVPSAWSLWTPWTNVTKSKKNPCKPKKRGPKKCCQQSPPGSSDHCKKRRKNEQCWWE; via the exons ATGACG GAGAAGCGGACTCCGTGGATATTCAGACTTCTGTTGATCAGCTTCGCAGGAGCGCGTGGACTCAGTGACTTTCCAGAAAACT TCGTAATAGCCAGAAGGAATGATGGGGAAAGTTATTCAAATCCAGTCACACTGACCTGCGGCGGCCGGGGCGACGGCGCCGTCACATGGAAGTTTGGTGGTGAAGTGATGGAGGACTCGGATCCCTTCATCCAGCAGCAGAATCAAACTCTGGTCCTCGATGAAGTCGACACTCCGATGTTGGGAGAAtacagctgctggagaggaaaccagatggtttcatccacCTACATactgctgcaggagaaggaggaagaggaatttg ATTCTCTCCTGAAATGTCGGGCCAGGTCTTATGACTGTGAGTTCAACTGCAGCTGGACCAGCAGTGAATACACCGCAGTGCGTCTCGGGCTGGGTCCTGACTG CAGTGAAGGTGGGGAGTCATGTCACTGGATCAGAAAGAGCGGTGTGGATCCAGACGGAGGCCTCCAGTTTGTCCTGTCCCACAGCCTCACGCCCTACTCTGAGGAGAGCTCCAAGCTGGAGGTCACGGCTGAGGCCATCAAGGACCTGTCCATCGTCAGGAAGACCAGAAGGTTTTATCTCCGGGACATTG TCCAGCCTGACAGTTCCCACATCGTCAGGTGCAAGGAGGTGGGGGAGAACCTCAACGTGACCGTCGCCCCCCCGCCCAGCTGGTCCATTCCTCACAGCTTCTTCAGCCTGGAGCATGAGATCCAATATGTTCTCAGAGATGATGGAAGG ACTGAATGTTCTTCCACTTCTTTGGTTCCAAAGGGGATCAGCAGGCTGAGGGTCCGCTCCCGAGACCCGCTGGTGCCCTCCGCCTGGAGTCTGTGGACTCCCTGGACAAAT GTGACAAAATCGAAAAAGAACCCATGTAAACCCAAAAAAAGGGGGCCAAAAAAATGCTGCCAACAGTCACCACCTGGATCCTCAGACCACTGcaagaagagaaggaagaatGAACAATGCTGGTGGGAATGA
- the LOC115398029 gene encoding transcription factor BTF3-like yields MKENIMNQEKLAKLQAQVRIGGKGSARRKKKVVHRTATADDKKLQFSLKKLGVNNISGIEEVNMFTNQGTVIHFNNPKVQASLAANTFTITGHAENKQLTEMLPGILNQLGADSLTSLRRLAETLPKPAGENKAPMVAAEEEDDEVPDLVENFDEASKNEAN; encoded by the exons ATGAAGGAGAATATAATGAACCAGGAGAAGCTTGCCAAACTGCAGGCGCAGGTCCGCATAGGTGGCAAG GGCTCAGCTCGCAGAAAGAAGAAGGTGGTGCACAGAACAGCTACAGCAGATGACAAGAAGCTGCAGTTTTCCCTCAAGAAACTGGGAGTCAACAACATATCCGGCATTGAGGAG GTGAACATGTTCACAAACCAGGGGACAGTGATCCACTTCAACAACCCCAAGGTTCAGGCCTCCTTGGCCGCCAACACCTTCACGATCACGGGGCACGCTGAGAACAAGCAGCTCACAGAGATGCTGCCAGGAATCCTAAACCAGCTGGGAGCCGACAGTCTGACCAGCCTCAGGAGATTAGCAGAGACCCTACCCAAGCCAG CTGGAGAGAACAAGGCTCCCATggtggctgcagaggaggaggatgatgaggtCCCAG ATCTTGTTGAGAACTTTGATGAAGCTTCAAAGAACGAGGCCAACTAA